A single region of the Vicia villosa cultivar HV-30 ecotype Madison, WI linkage group LG4, Vvil1.0, whole genome shotgun sequence genome encodes:
- the LOC131595732 gene encoding 65-kDa microtubule-associated protein 6-like isoform X2 → MLAIGSPITSIHLSTTCTSLLKELEQIWNDIGETEKDKDRMLMELERECLDVYRRKVDEAANTKARFHQSVAAKEAEIATLMAALGEHDIHSPIKADKRSASLKEKLASVTPLVEELKKKKEERLKQFADIKTQIEKISGEICGIHTVGDDLSSTGGKDEQDLSLRRLNEYQTHLRSLQKEKSDRLQKVLQCVNEVHSLCGVLGLDFGQTVEDVHPSLHGTQVEQSTNISDSTLEGLEKTILKLKTERKVRIQKLKDIVTDLFELWNLMDTSKEERNTFLRITSIVASSPSEITERGGLSTDVIEKASAEVEKLAKLKASRMKELVFKKRSELEEICRLTHIEPDTSTAAEKASALIDSGLVDPCELLANIEAQIVKAKDEALSRRDVTDRIDKWLFACEEENWLDEYSQDDNRYSAGRGAHINLKRAERARVTVTKIPAMVDNLISKTLAWEDEKKTCFLYDGVRLVELLDDYKLTRQQREEVKRRQRDQKKMQDLLQNQKEAIYGSKPSPRKTNSFRKTNGHRANGNGYGNGNGNVSMPPTPRRNSVSGTTSELHTPRSYSGRQNGYFNETRRLSTAPLNFVAIPKEDTMSYSCSSEPESPPQV, encoded by the exons CAAATATGGAACGATATCGGAGAGACCGAGAAGGACAAAGATCGTATGTTGATGGAGCTAGAGAGGGAATGCTTAGATGTTTATAGGAGGAAAGTCGATGAGGCTGCCAACACGAAAGCACGTTTTCATCAATCCGTTGCAGCAAAGGAAGCCGAGATTGCTACGCTAATGGCTGCACTTGGGGAACACGACATTCACTCTCCG ATTAAGGCGGATAAAAGATCAGCATCTTTGAAGGAGAAACTCGCATCTGTCACACCATTAGTTGaggaattgaagaagaaaaaagaagaaaggttGAAACAATTCGCAGATATTAAAACTCAAATTGAAAAGATAAGTGGTGAAATTTGTGGAATCCATACGGTTGGTGATGATTTGAGCAGTACAGGCGGTAAAGATGAACAAGACTTGTCGCTTAGAAGACTTAACGAATATCAAACACATCTCCGTAGTcttcaaaaagaaaag TCGGATCGACTTCAGAAAGTCTTGCAATGTGTAAATGAGGTGCATTCTCTCTGTGGTGTTCTTGGATTGGATTTCGGCCAAACGGTAGAAGATGTGCATCCAAGCTTGCATGGGACTCAGGTGGAGCAATCAACTAATATTAGCGATAGCACATTGGAAGGTTTAGAGAAGACCATTCTCAAGTTAAAGACCGAAAGAAAAGTCAGAATACAGAAG TTGAAGGATATTGTCACTGACCTATTCGAGCTTTGGAATTTGATGGACACTTCAAAAGAAGAGAGGAACACTTTTCTGAGGATTACTTCTATTGTTGCATCTTCGCCATCTGAAATCACCGAACGAGGTGGTCTTTCAACAGACGTGATAGAGAAG GCTTCAGCAGAAGTGGAAAAACTAGCGAAACTAAAAGCGAGTAGAATGAAAGAACTTGTTTTTAAGAAGAGGTCAGAGTTGGAAGAAATATGTAGATTGACTCATATTGAACCTGATACAAGTACTGCTGCCGAGAAAGCTAGTGCATTAATAGATTCTG GCCTGGTTGATCCTTGTGAATTATTAGCTAACATTGAAGCACAGATAGTGAAAGCTAAAGATGAAGCTTTAAGCAGAAGAGATGTAACAGATAGGATTGATAAGTGGCTTTTTGCTTGTGAAGAGGAAAATTGGCTCGACGAATATAGCCAG GATGATAATCGGTACAGTGCTGGGCGAGGTGCTCACATTAATCTGAAACGTGCCGAACGAGCTAGAGTAACTGTAACCAAAATTCCAG CAATGGTTGACAATCTTATAAGCAAAACGTTAGCATGGGAAGATGAAAAGAAGACTTGCTTTCTATATGATGGG GTACGTTTGGTGGAATTATTGGATGATTATAAACTGACCAGGCAACAGAGAGAAGAAGTGAAGAGACGACAGAGG GACCAAAAGAAGATGCAagatctacttcaaaatcaaaaGGAAGCCATATATGGATCTAAACCTAGTCCAAGAAAAACTAACAGCTTTAGAAAGACAAACGGGCATCGTGCAAATGGAAACGGCTATGGCAACGGAAATGGCAATGTATCTATGCCTCCCACACCTCGTCGGAACTCAGTGAGCGGTACAACATCTGAACTACATACACCACGTTCCTACTCCGGTCGTCAAAACGGATACTTCAACGAAACGAGAAGATTGTCTACCGCACCTCTCAACTTTGTGGCAATACCTAAGGAAGATACAATGTCATATAGTTGCAGTTCCGAACCCGAGTCCCCTCCACAAGTTTAA
- the LOC131595732 gene encoding 65-kDa microtubule-associated protein 6-like isoform X1 — MLAIGSPITSIHLSTTCTSLLKELEQIWNDIGETEKDKDRMLMELERECLDVYRRKVDEAANTKARFHQSVAAKEAEIATLMAALGEHDIHSPIKADKRSASLKEKLASVTPLVEELKKKKEERLKQFADIKTQIEKISGEICGIHTVGDDLSSTGGKDEQDLSLRRLNEYQTHLRSLQKEKSDRLQKVLQCVNEVHSLCGVLGLDFGQTVEDVHPSLHGTQVEQSTNISDSTLEGLEKTILKLKTERKVRIQKLKDIVTDLFELWNLMDTSKEERNTFLRITSIVASSPSEITERGGLSTDVIEKASAEVEKLAKLKASRMKELVFKKRSELEEICRLTHIEPDTSTAAEKASALIDSGLVDPCELLANIEAQIVKAKDEALSRRDVTDRIDKWLFACEEENWLDEYSQDDNRYSAGRGAHINLKRAERARVTVTKIPAMVDNLISKTLAWEDEKKTCFLYDGQVRLVELLDDYKLTRQQREEVKRRQRDQKKMQDLLQNQKEAIYGSKPSPRKTNSFRKTNGHRANGNGYGNGNGNVSMPPTPRRNSVSGTTSELHTPRSYSGRQNGYFNETRRLSTAPLNFVAIPKEDTMSYSCSSEPESPPQV; from the exons CAAATATGGAACGATATCGGAGAGACCGAGAAGGACAAAGATCGTATGTTGATGGAGCTAGAGAGGGAATGCTTAGATGTTTATAGGAGGAAAGTCGATGAGGCTGCCAACACGAAAGCACGTTTTCATCAATCCGTTGCAGCAAAGGAAGCCGAGATTGCTACGCTAATGGCTGCACTTGGGGAACACGACATTCACTCTCCG ATTAAGGCGGATAAAAGATCAGCATCTTTGAAGGAGAAACTCGCATCTGTCACACCATTAGTTGaggaattgaagaagaaaaaagaagaaaggttGAAACAATTCGCAGATATTAAAACTCAAATTGAAAAGATAAGTGGTGAAATTTGTGGAATCCATACGGTTGGTGATGATTTGAGCAGTACAGGCGGTAAAGATGAACAAGACTTGTCGCTTAGAAGACTTAACGAATATCAAACACATCTCCGTAGTcttcaaaaagaaaag TCGGATCGACTTCAGAAAGTCTTGCAATGTGTAAATGAGGTGCATTCTCTCTGTGGTGTTCTTGGATTGGATTTCGGCCAAACGGTAGAAGATGTGCATCCAAGCTTGCATGGGACTCAGGTGGAGCAATCAACTAATATTAGCGATAGCACATTGGAAGGTTTAGAGAAGACCATTCTCAAGTTAAAGACCGAAAGAAAAGTCAGAATACAGAAG TTGAAGGATATTGTCACTGACCTATTCGAGCTTTGGAATTTGATGGACACTTCAAAAGAAGAGAGGAACACTTTTCTGAGGATTACTTCTATTGTTGCATCTTCGCCATCTGAAATCACCGAACGAGGTGGTCTTTCAACAGACGTGATAGAGAAG GCTTCAGCAGAAGTGGAAAAACTAGCGAAACTAAAAGCGAGTAGAATGAAAGAACTTGTTTTTAAGAAGAGGTCAGAGTTGGAAGAAATATGTAGATTGACTCATATTGAACCTGATACAAGTACTGCTGCCGAGAAAGCTAGTGCATTAATAGATTCTG GCCTGGTTGATCCTTGTGAATTATTAGCTAACATTGAAGCACAGATAGTGAAAGCTAAAGATGAAGCTTTAAGCAGAAGAGATGTAACAGATAGGATTGATAAGTGGCTTTTTGCTTGTGAAGAGGAAAATTGGCTCGACGAATATAGCCAG GATGATAATCGGTACAGTGCTGGGCGAGGTGCTCACATTAATCTGAAACGTGCCGAACGAGCTAGAGTAACTGTAACCAAAATTCCAG CAATGGTTGACAATCTTATAAGCAAAACGTTAGCATGGGAAGATGAAAAGAAGACTTGCTTTCTATATGATGGG CAGGTACGTTTGGTGGAATTATTGGATGATTATAAACTGACCAGGCAACAGAGAGAAGAAGTGAAGAGACGACAGAGG GACCAAAAGAAGATGCAagatctacttcaaaatcaaaaGGAAGCCATATATGGATCTAAACCTAGTCCAAGAAAAACTAACAGCTTTAGAAAGACAAACGGGCATCGTGCAAATGGAAACGGCTATGGCAACGGAAATGGCAATGTATCTATGCCTCCCACACCTCGTCGGAACTCAGTGAGCGGTACAACATCTGAACTACATACACCACGTTCCTACTCCGGTCGTCAAAACGGATACTTCAACGAAACGAGAAGATTGTCTACCGCACCTCTCAACTTTGTGGCAATACCTAAGGAAGATACAATGTCATATAGTTGCAGTTCCGAACCCGAGTCCCCTCCACAAGTTTAA